A stretch of DNA from Temnothorax longispinosus isolate EJ_2023e chromosome 2, Tlon_JGU_v1, whole genome shotgun sequence:
TTCTCATCGAGACGACCGTATGCATCGACAAAATTGCATCTTAACGTCATTCAGTGagcatattatacatttatctgATCAATGATTGGCATAAACATCGAATTATAACGTCGCTAAATTTCAACCGCCAAATCGCCATCAAGGTGACCGTTGTTCGACGACAATACACCCACGTGCGACTCGAATGTCGCGTTTCCGTTCGCTAATAACTGTCAGATCGACAGCATGGCGCGAGGCCAATAAAAAGGACGCTGCATAGAACGCAGATCGACGAGACATTAGAAATGCAAATTCGACTTGGTCCGCAAGACGGACACCTGGTCCGGCCACGCCTCTTATTCATGACCTAAGCGCAAGATCGTAACCGGTTCACGCGCGACCGTGCTTTTCAACGTTCAAACCCACCCGGAGTACTCACGCTATCCGGTACTCCATTCGCGCGCACATCGACTTCTCCTTCGTCGTCCTTCGCAAATCATGCGGGAAGGACGTTTAGAATTACATGGCGATCAATACGCCGCGGACTTTATTGACCGTTGCAATCTCGCGCGATCCATTCTCTTGCGAAACTTTACGTTTACGAGTTTGGCATTTTTTACCGTGCCGATCGCGCGCATAGAGGTTTCCTACGATAGGACGAGCGCGTAGAATAGCTGTCGCAAAGAATGTCTCATCGCAGCTCCAGCTCCAAGTACGTCGACGTCCTGATTGCGATCTCTTGAGATATTTCCTTCTCGAAAAAATCGAGAATCGAAAGGCGGAAACAGATACATATGAAAATATCCTTAAATCTCTTTTATATTGcagcacatatatatattaatcgttgAAAGAACCAGATAATAACAAGTTCATAAGTTTACGATCAAGGATATCGACAAATGTCGACGATTTAGTTCGACTGTTGGGAGAATGCCATGGTTTCGATCATCCCTGTAGCCGATACTTGATTCTGAGACCGATATCGAGGCCGCTTCTCGACGGCTCTCGCTGTGAATCGCGCTACGAGTtccgcattaaaaaaaaaagagacgaagaAAGGATAGTAGTACGCCGTATTTCACGTGCGTTGTTCGGGCGATCGGGAGAGGAGACGACACAACGAGTAAACGTTCGTAGGAGCAAAAAAAAGCCGCGGATGATATTCAACGGGGTGGGGCTTTACTCTCCAGGCCGGGAATATATAAATCGCAGGCAGGGCTGAAATTCAAGTTAGTGTGGATACGATCTGAGACTATCGGCAACCTGCGGGGACAAACGATGCGGGTGAGTCGGCCGGTGATTCATTGCTCATGGAACTGCTGTCATTGTTACGCTGTTCGTTTGCATGTTGCCCATCTAGAGCGACGCCAACTTGACATTAAAATGATAGAGAATTCCACGTTTCTACCCATTTTCTCTAAAGCAATACTTTTTAAGATTGTCAGTTTGCCGTGTGTGTGTTCctgctttaaaatataattatttcatcgaagattttttaattaattgtaatcgaaaaattatcgtgaaaattgttttattcgcGTTTACAGATAAAATACAAAGATCGAAACAGCGCGAGAtgtattaatagaaaattgttatcatacgTACCGCGCTGACGTCATGATGTTTTCGTGGAAAGTAATTTCATTTTGTTTGCAACTCGGTGATCATTCGCGTGCAACACACGACGGGCATTGCCGCagacattatttaaaaagttgttgCGCTGCACATATTCCTCGTCGAGTTTTTCGAGAAACGATAAACAGGAGCATATCCTGATATATCCTGATATTAATCATTGagaaaactataaatatagaaGCACCTGTATATTTGATGTTTGTTGCGCTCTtctatttaaagataaaatccAAATTGCTATATGTAAACGACATGTCTCTCAATCTTAAATCTTTTTGCAGGGTTTATCGTTCGCGATTTTCTTTGCGGTGGTGGTTGGAACGGCAGTATCAAAACCATTATGGTCGACTTTAGCCGGCACCAACTATCTGTATTCCACGCCCGGAATCGGCGCACAGCCGCAATATCTCGCCGCGTATCAAAATACGCATTCTCCTTATTACGTTTACAATGTATCGCAgacatcgtaaaatattcgaCAGCTACGCATGGACATCACCTGTAATGTTATGCATCTTTTTAGGTTTATTCGAATGTGGGAGGCATACCGAACGCTCTTCACGTTAGCGGCAACCAGAACGTTCCTGTTTATAGCTTCTACTATGGAACGCCGATTTACGATATCCGGATTCCACTAAATCCGGTAATTATGTCATTTTAAAAGGACCTCTCGAGCTGTACGTCGTACGAATGTATGTAACAATTTATATCGTTCCAGGTTTATCCCGTGCTGACACCATCGCATCCAGGAATTCCTCCGGTACTCCCGCCGACATCGACAGAACAATCTTTCGACGAAGACGATTACGACGGTATCGAGAAGTTAGATACGAAAGTCGAACCGGACGCAGAGACAAAAAAACCGGAACATAGCGAACAGGATGACGATTCCATAACTGTGGAAGCAATATGAGATAATTTTCCTCGTTACGTGCACAATATACCATACAGACGTGGAAAGTTAATTATAGTACGATAAACGTTCGCTTCTTTAgtgttacttttatatttatattatgttacattatatCCAAGATGCGTTAAACGattctttttgataaaatttttattaaaagagaagAATAATGCACCGTTACATTTCGTACGTGGAGAATAAGGTatgatatttgtaataaaaattaagattttgaTATGTTCCACTTTATTTATCTTCCCCTTTCTGAAACGCCATTTGAAAACTGGTTAAAGtgatttgtaaatttattaacagaCATCGATTTTTCATCGCGCATAGTATCGGGAGAgctatttattaaatcgaCAGAATCCGACTGATTTGATATCCTCACAAAGAACAGGATAGCGACTGAGTAACGTCGATAAATCGATcgttgttacaaaaaaaaaaacgtctaGGTCGCTAACCCCGAGAATCCGAGATAAAACGGGGTCAAAGATGATGAGAAGTCTTCGAGTCCATCAGTGCATCGATTTCCTTGGAGCGCGCTCGACATCGACATCGCGAAAATGATTGTTCGCCACGGAACGTTATGGACGATCGCGGTGCTGGTTCTTCTCGCGAGCGTATCATTTTCGGAATCTGTAAAACTACGAAAACCGCGAAAGAGGACCACGACGAGAACTCCGTATCAACAATCCAGGATTGGACCGGTGATCATAAGAGTGATGCACAAGTATACTGACGATGGTTTCGCGCGTGGTGTATCGGGCGGTTGCACTAACGGCAATTGTAAAAATGCGCACGATAAATTCAATCTCGATGTTAACGAGGCGATATCTGAGAAAGACAATTTCCTCTCGGACGAGGAATCGTTGCGTTACGTCGTACATCCGGAGAAATACGAACATTTCGTATTGAGAAAGAATACAGGACACGCGAACAGATACAAAAGGGACTCTGCATTTTCGGAATTGCATTCATCGGATGCAGGCGATCATACGATGATCGAtcgcggtggcggcggcggcgacgcgaGTAACGTATCGCGGAATGAGAATAAAGGGAATTTCACGAGAGTTCCGCTATACAGGATCAAATATAGGAGGGATCTTTCGAGATCTTCGAGCGAAGCGGACAGAACGATAAGAAACCTCACTCCTGACTATTCTTCACGAAGAAACGACAGTGATTATTACGCGCAGCGGAAAGCTGTCATGGAAAGATATTATGCTCGGCAGCGTGAGATAAACGCGCGATACGCTAATCGGACGAACGTTATTGTTCCACGATTGGAACACAACGACGTGTCGCAGCATCGTCCGGCGACGAGCAACGCTACCCTGTTCAATCTCGGGCGTGTATATCCTAGTAAAGACTCGACGAGGGATAGCACGACTTTTCGTCATCCGTCCACAAAGATTGATCCGATATACAGTAATGAATCGCGGTACAACAAGATATCGCCCGATCTAGACGGTCGACGAAACGTTGCCCCGGAAGTCGACCTCGGTTTCAAGTCCGATGCGGATTTATCTGAAACGAGAAGTAGCGATAACATTGAAAGAAATGCGCTGGATGATTTCGTCACACCCACTCCATGCACAAATCTGTCCTCATCTGGCACTTTCGCGCCGAAAACGCGATCCAAACACGCTAAAAATTGCACCCGTGAGACGGAGCAGAACTGCGAAGCAGATAACGTGCGTTGATAAGACTAAAATATCACTTTTGTATGAATTTCTAACGTCTCAATTGCAACACTTTTTTCTACGTTACTTGaacacaataatatattatgccTCGTGTTACGGACTAtgattttgtttcattttctaGGACAACACCGAAGGCAACCTACGATGGGGAAGATGCGAAGGAAAGATCGTATATCAACACAACCTGCTTCTAGGGTTAACGGGTCCCTCGAACCTTGACGCTCTGTTCGAAGTAATTATTCAGGGTCCCGTCTGCATCACTTGCGTACAGGCGTTGCGATATAATGAAACTAGAGCGACGGTCTCGTTAGATTCTGGAGGACGTGGGCACGAATACGCGAAACTCAGGCTACAGGGTTACGAGAACGAAGGATTTTCCTACATAATAAAGGTCTGGGGCGTTAAAAAGATTGGTCAGGTTTGCGATAACGTAGACTAATCGAGGTACAAGTAAcgtatgaaaataaatgagcCGAATAACATTACGTCACGCATgcgtataaaacattttttatataaaaaattaatataagtaatgtttttataaatatgtttgtttAGTTTCGTAAAGCGAGTAATCTTGAGGTACAAAACAAGCGCTAACATACACGTAAAATACAtcacaaaaaattcaatattcttTCCGTGAAAGATATCTACggaaattatgtaaaaataatcggAGTCTTGTTCTTCTGGTTCAATATTAGTATAGAACATAGCATTAATGTAGCTAGAACTCTTCAACATTTATCGAACATCTGCACCGTCATGTAGATTGGACATTATATACTCAAGCACGTGCAGTCAAAGTTCAATATAATGGCGTGACCAACGTACTAAATGCCAATTGATTGCACAGCCGCGCCAACGCTCCAACGAGCATTGATTTATTCTTCAACGTGTAATAACGAAGGtctttatcttctttaaaaaaataataaaataaaataaaaattacagaaatagaagaaaaaacaaaaaaatttgatacattttatCGACATATCTACATTCGTGCTTATAATAtgctcataaaaaaattcgtaaaGCTTCCCTCTTCACCTATTTATCActattatttcgaaatactTTCACAACGCTCAAGATCTCTTCGGTATAGAGGTCGGAAGAGGTGGCGGCGGGACATCCGGTATTTTTTCTCTATCGTTCTTCGTGGAGGCTGTCTTCTCGTCGTGGAAGCTCGGTAACAGGTGGCCGGAATCGGCGTTCCTCGGCGTGGTAGCCGGAATCGGTTCCAGGGACTCGTAAGGCTGGTAATCGATGTAGTAAGTGCCGGGCACGAGATGCGGATTGAAGCCATTGTACGTGTAGATGTACGGTTCGTAGTAGAGGGAATGATAGTTCGGGTAGAAGCTCAACGGCACCTGCTCCTTCTTCTTCGCCGAATCCCTCGTATCGCCGTTCTTCGGATCGTTCTCCTTTACGTGATCGGTGGCCGCGTCTTCGCGCTCCTTCGCGACACCGAAGCTCGTCGACTCGGCCAGACGCGACGTTGAAGAAGAGGCCTGCGTTTGATCATTCCCGGCTACGACCGCCTTACCATCGGCGGCGAGCAGCGGATAATGGACCACTTCCGGCCCGGCAAAATGAGGCGATATCTGCGTGTAATAGAACGGCGGCACGTAGCCGACGGCGGTTCGATGGATGATCGGTTGTATCACAGGGAACGCTCGCGACGGCGACAGATTCTGATTGCTCGTGATCACGGCGTTGTACACCTTTGGTACCTTGAGGAGACCCGGCGCGGCAAACGCGACAGTAGTCAACACGCACAAGATTAGCAGCTTCAtctagaaaaagaaatgttttcatTAGTCCTagtaaatttactttaacatCGGCACTGAGCCCgcaataagaatttcaactcacgtataaaaaaatagccgCAGGATTTTTACATGATGAATGTATTTTATGCAACttatataacttaatttataGCGTGTAGGTATTGTTCTTTCTAATAATGGTCTAGAAATGATCTAGAATGTGCGAAATGGTGGACAGTATCGAGAGAAGATGGGAGTGTTTCCGTGGAAGTAGTTGACACCATTATTATTGTTTCTGGAAAAGTAACCGACACCGGTGGCGCAAGTGCCTCGCGTGTGAGCGCACAAAACGCCGCATACAAACGATCCAAGAGACACGTGCACGGAATGTTACCCCGGCCGTGCTCATAGGCGTGTACTCGAGATTGAATTATCGCATCTGAATTCCTATCGTGTTTGAAGTTCAAGCTCCCAGAGTGATGTAGCTGGCGAAGCGTTACAAAGCCGTGGAGCGAAACAATATTATGCCGAGCGTTAATCATAATCTTTCTTGCATCACATCCTGTTATAtcgcaataatataaaatttttagtaaaaaatataaaagattatttgtGTAGACAAAACTAAGATAAGGAACCGAAACACCTTGACCTTTCTTCCTCTTTATTACgaggaaaatattttgcgaAACATCCATGCAGATTTATATTCTACTATacgcatgtatgtatattggACTAACGATATCGAGAATACTCTTTAGCCGCCACGTAAAGTCAACAGGAAATAGCTATCGAAGCGGAAAGGGTTGAAAGGTATGACTAAAGCCTGTCGGTTTCACGACACGGCGAGCCTGTCAGCGAATAAGCGAAATCGCAGGAGACGCATGACATTGCACCGGTGAATCACCTCATCAGCATTCGCGGCCTCACGGCGTCATTTGCACATATCACTTCCTACCTCCGATAGGCCCCACGGTCACGTTCACCTTGTCGAATCGACTCGTCTTCGGTCCTATCGGAGTCACGGTTAACGGGGCGATGCGGATTACCCGCTTCGTGGTACTCACCTTTTCGCGTTGCGCTTATCAGCTTCTCTCTCCTGCGCGTTTCCTGTACGGCGGGGAATCCGCGAGAAGCTGACACCACAAGTAGCAAGAGCGCTGCATGGGCCCGTAGTATATATGGCCCATGGGGTCCCAGGGTTCAAGTCCCACCTCCCCCACTACGGGCGACTCTCGGCGAAAGTACTCTCCGATCGCTACTATAATGTCCAACTTCGGACCAGCCTATATCACAGCCGGTAGAACTGTAGAAGGACAGCCGTTTGCGATACGCCTCTTTCGCCGATGCGATCGAGTGCAGCGTACGCGCGAAGGCTTGCCCGCGGAGAACACGCACGTCTTCAGGGAAGTCGCTTCTGAAATTCACCTACACGCTCTCGGATGATTTAATGTTCAGATAGCAGACACGCCATTCTTACATAATTGTGTGAAACGCAcgattatatctaatataaatacCTTTAATCCAGACCCTTTCGCTACGCCGGATTATGTAGAAAAGAGATGATGAGACAGAACTTTTTAATtgatctatattttttattgtgtcaAATTTGCGAGGTTCCTTGACCAATATTATCGCTGGTACGcgttattattactataatattagtACGATCAAGTAgacgattaaaaaataaaaaatctatattttaatatctatacaGTCGATTATTTCTGACATAATAATGAATGCTGAGTTTTATTTTCCCGAGCTGTTATCTGCGAGGTATATTCAATCAGAAGACAAAGTGGCACGTACTAATCATCCGACTTTCCAGCTACCAGTTACAAGTTCATAAATAACTCGGTAATAATGCATCGATTTTGTCCGTCTCTCAAAGTAGTTCACCTTGGGTACCTCAATTTGCCTTCTAATTACAGACCTTTATGATAACTGCTACGTGCACTTGAGCACTTGTCCTTGAGCGACACACACGTAAATGCATGTGACAAAAAGGTATATATACTATTTAGAAATGCACAATAACAATGTCTCCTTTTGCACAGCGCGTAATGCCaatttattacgaaatattatacaataattatccAAGCGCGatcattattaacaaattacatTTGGACGAAATTTAGTTTCTCTTGGGGAAACTTTTGAGGATATATACGtatgcgtgcgcgtgtgcgtttaaaataaaattccgcAATTTTGATTTCTCTTGTTTGATAAAAGCGTCCCGTTACGTGTTTACCGTTGTAGTTACTAACGTACGAGTGTGCGAAAAACGAGCGACGAGATGCTGGTACACTTgcgaaagaatttttatataaatcgctGTAAAAACATCCGAAATtccgcgtgcgtgcgtatcGCTCTCGCGCGCGACACGTGGATTCGAGAAAGAAAAGCGTCTCGTTGGAATTCATCGTGCATATAGCTTGATAAGTCAACGCGCTTGAACATCAGCATATATACCTACGCGTGGAAGCGCAGGCACGCGAGACTCTCAAGGCGCAATCATGACGCCTCGCAATTCGCATTATTCTTTGTTTGCCGAACGAGCGTCGTGTCGCTTTCGTGGTACAAGCCTATGTCAATACACCTGATAACTACGACGACAAAATCAAACTTTTCAGCTCGGTTTACATTCGCAACAATCGCAGCATCGTAACGCAAGTATTAAACGCACTGCCATTACAAATTGTAACTAGAACGCATGCacgaatatttaaaactaCGTGAGCAACTGAAATCTCAGCCTAAATCGCTAAAGTTCGCGATTGCTCGAGCATTCATTTTGATTGTTCTCGAGTGGCACGCAACGTTACTTATATACACGCTACGTTATAAATTGTTCCAGGTACGATAATAAGATAACGTAACGTCGGCCGCATCCGCgcatcacacacacacacacctaaCAGCTAACGTGACATCCAATAAATCGCCGACCGAAAAATCGATCGACGATTTTATCTGGGTCAGATCGACTCGATCGGTATGTAACAGATTCGCCGCAGCAGCAAGATCGGGAAATTCGGAAGGAAGACGATCATCAGCAACACCAACGGCGACAGCAGCAGCAAAATGTTGGCGTACACCACCAACCACCAGATCGACAACGTTCCCAGAACCGGCTCTAGCATTATGATCCTCCGCCGGTCAAGAGGTCGAGCACACGAGCATAAAAACACGAGTGGGAGCGAGGCACTCGTGAGTGTTCCGAGCTATCCGGTTTTACGAAGGTAAAGCACTCCCCGATCATACTCGGTCTTTCATCGTCGGTACATTCCGAGGGATGCGCTGAAAGCAAAGAAAATCTTTTCAAGTACTCCGCGTCCTTTTTTCtctggaatatatatatataatatgtatatatcgccGCAAAggacaattaattaatacaaagaAAACATTGCACCTTGAAACGTTATCTTTCATCACTACAACATCTGTATATGATAATTCGAATGTGCAaacatttaacataaattacgcAAATGATGTCGAGATGTcttcatattaataaaatagctGTTAATTAAGACTATATATGTCAGCGtatgttttgtattaaaactaTGCCAGTACATTTGTAAGGTAAATTAAAACGCGCGCGACAGCTGCACGTATTGGTAACGTTGCTGTGTTATCTAACTAAACATAGCAGAAAATGATGTGCGAGTTGTTACGTCAACGTATCACGTTTACCAATGTACACTACTCTGATTGCTAATTATGCAAGGATTTCACACACAATATCGTAATAATTGCATAACTCTAGCATGCATGGTGCTAGAAAACATCAAAAATAGTTCTGCAAGTTAAACTAAATTgtcctaattttttttttaacaagaaatactaattgtaagaatctattgatatttttctgtattttatttgcccagattaaaaaaagaaacgaaaccAAAGTAGATGAATTGACAATGTGGGGAATGACGTCTTAAAAACCTGCACGTACGACGTTCGTGATAAATTTAATCGTGATATCAAGCGAATTCTTCTGAGAGTAAAAGAGATATTTCTCTCGGAGTTGCTGGcctttccctctctttttcttacttGTTCTGTCGAAACCACGCGATCGCGTCCTTGTATCAAAGATACTAGATTTACCTCGAGACGGGATTATTGGGCAAGCTGAAGCAGTGCGAAATCGAAGAAGACAAGAAGATAAAAccatgttgaaaaaaaagagagagagagagagagagagagagaaggaaaggaaaagaaggagagaaaaggagaataGGAAAATGTTTGATGcggaaaattattgcaatctCCACGATGTACACGTAATATCGCGAGAAGCGTAGTTCGCTCGCATGCGCCAGACATATTGCATTgagaaaagtgaaattttcacAATTGCATAAGCGCTATATAATGTACTAGCATTCAATGCGACGTCATCGTGTAACGCAATCTAAGTGCGCGATGTAATGTCAATGATCAAGCGTAACAAGATAAGCGGTCTGCgtttcgcgccgcgccggttcaGTTAATTGCGAATTACGTAATCGCGCTACCTTCTCAAACTGGAGCGTTTATCAAAGCTTGGGCAAGCACGCTCGTCGTCCATCTGATGATAGGTTTCTTCTTGATAAGCACGTAAGTGAAAAGGAAAGATGAGATGAGACTTGTGTACATCACTATATTATCTACTACTTATCTACTGTTCATTATACGATTGGATTGagcaaaacaaaaagaaacgaTAAAACGTCCACatcgtaaatattttcgtgCGAAGAGCCCCGTTTATAAGTGAGAGTATCAACTCATAAAGTTATATCAGATACGACATACGACGTAACACTCTTCTTATATCGACTAAAGCTTACGTCAAATTACCTTTTACTCCAAGTCTATCGCGAGAATGTGTGTATATTCAACGGAGATTGGACCAACATAATTTTCGTGAAAGGGATGTCGAAGCGACAGACAAACAGATCTGTGTTTACTCGCGATAATGCATGATAAACAGTACAATACAGGTAGCGTTTAAATCGCAAGCAAGACGAAACAAGTAATAAACTGGACGCATTTAGAGACGAATCTAGGTGAAGTCGCTCATtgccaaattaaattttattcaattcgcATCTGTTTCCggaatttattgtatttaacaCGGATCTCTGAGCAGTAAATCGTTCGACGACTAGATCGGCATGCCTCAACAAGGCGCGATTGCATCCATTGCATCCATTGCATCCTCCACCCTCCACCCTACCTTCCGCTATCCCGATAGCTTCCAAGTTCCAAGCTCCACATCGCGGCATTCGCGGCAGACCGCGTCGCATCAGGCAAGATCGCGACGCGTCCTTTATCCTCTCGCGGCGCGTGCATCCGAGGGATGCATCTGATTGTGAGATGGACGAGCGTCACGACGCGGACAGCGGACATGCGCCGCGGATACGACTCCGAAGCTTGCGAGTTGGCACGGTTGGCatacgcatgcacgcacgcacgacgcacgcacgcacgcacgcacacgcgcactcCGTTAATTTTTTGGTCCACGATAGCTAAAACTACGCCGTT
This window harbors:
- the LOC139808712 gene encoding uncharacterized protein gives rise to the protein MRGLSFAIFFAVVVGTAVSKPLWSTLAGTNYLYSTPGIGAQPQYLAAYQNTHSPYYVYNVYSNVGGIPNALHVSGNQNVPVYSFYYGTPIYDIRIPLNPVYPVLTPSHPGIPPVLPPTSTEQSFDEDDYDGIEKLDTKVEPDAETKKPEHSEQDDDSITVEAI
- the LOC139808707 gene encoding LOW QUALITY PROTEIN: uncharacterized protein (The sequence of the model RefSeq protein was modified relative to this genomic sequence to represent the inferred CDS: deleted 2 bases in 1 codon), whose amino-acid sequence is MMRSLRVHQCIDFLGARSTSTAKMIVRHGTLWTIAVLVLLASVSFSESVKLRKPRKRTTTRTPYQQSRIGPVIIRVMHKYTDDGFARGVSGGCTNGNCKNAHDKFNLDVNEAISEKDNFLSDEESLRYVVHPEKYEHFVLRKNTGHANRYKRDSAFSELHSSDAGDHTMIDRGGGGGDASNVSRNENKGNFTRVPLYRIKYRRDLSRSSSEADRTIRNLTPDYSSRRNDSDYYAQRKAVMERYYARQREINARYANRTNVIVPRLEHNDVSQHRPATSNATLFNLGRVYPSKDSTRDSTTFRHPSTKIDPIYSNESRYNKISPDLDGRRNVAPEVDLGFKSDADLSETRSSDNIERNALDDFVTPTPCTNLSSSGTFAPKTRSKHAKNCTRETEQNCEADNDNTEGNLRWGRCEGKIVYQHNLLLGLTGPSNLDALFEVIIQGPVCITCVQALRYNETRATVSLDSGGRGHEYAKLRLQGYENEGFSYIIKVWGVKKIGQVCDNVD
- the LOC139808711 gene encoding uncharacterized protein, which gives rise to MKLLILCVLTTVAFAAPGLLKVPKVYNAVITSNQNLSPSRAFPVIQPIIHRTAVGYVPPFYYTQISPHFAGPEVVHYPLLAADGKAVVAGNDQTQASSSTSRLAESTSFGVAKEREDAATDHVKENDPKNGDTRDSAKKKEQVPLSFYPNYHSLYYEPYIYTYNGFNPHLVPGTYYIDYQPYESLEPIPATTPRNADSGHLLPSFHDEKTASTKNDREKIPDVPPPPLPTSIPKRS